The following proteins are encoded in a genomic region of Toxotes jaculatrix isolate fToxJac2 chromosome 3, fToxJac2.pri, whole genome shotgun sequence:
- the si:ch211-236d3.4 gene encoding protein FAM107B isoform X2 — protein MDQSRISRPEQPTTGREGMVKSASAYADLHQHRPEGVHRKPSPVSSYVSQPDYPEGDQDDDLIKPKKLVNPVKASKSHQELHRELMSSYKRGGVSVETKPELHRVLESRKRDQLIKQRKQEDEARRKISPLEAELLKRHKKLEELEKQQEKEQEENLKAPEFVKVKENLRRTSCHSKEEKEV, from the exons ATGGATCAGAGCAGGATCAGCCGCCCAGAACAGCCGACCACAGGCAGGGAGGGGATGGTGAAGTCTG CCTCAGCTTACGCAGACCTGCATCAGCACCGACCAGAGGGCGTCCACAGGAAACCGTCCCCCGTGTCCAGCTACGTCTCCCAGCCTGACTACCCAGAGGGAGACCAGGACGACGACCTCATAAAGCCCAAGAAACTGGTGAATCCTGTCAAAGCTTCGAAGAGTCACCAAGAGCTTCACCGAGAGCTGATGAGCAGCTACAAAAG AGGCGGGGTGAGCGTGGAGACGAAGCCGGAGCTGCACAGGGTGCTGGAGTCCAGGAAAAGAGATCAGCTgatcaaacagaggaaacaggaggacGAAGCCCGGAGGAAGATTTCTCCTCTGGAGGCTGAGCTGCTGAAGAGACACAAGAAGCTGGAGGAG CTGgaaaagcagcaggagaaggagcaggaggaaaacCTGAAAGCTCCGGAGTTTGTTAAAGTGAAGGAGAACCTGAGACGAACGTCTTGTCACAgtaaagaggagaaggaggtgtag
- the si:ch211-236d3.4 gene encoding protein FAM107B isoform X1, with protein MSLKSMSVKTSQPEREPDVCPSGLTVALCAAQSAQYYKPVSSPPPDPPPPVIKCCRCIYLLLCLFSFFFFLFQKAYSIDHEPPPKQRVQCVRNGKHPNSRASAYADLHQHRPEGVHRKPSPVSSYVSQPDYPEGDQDDDLIKPKKLVNPVKASKSHQELHRELMSSYKRGGVSVETKPELHRVLESRKRDQLIKQRKQEDEARRKISPLEAELLKRHKKLEELEKQQEKEQEENLKAPEFVKVKENLRRTSCHSKEEKEV; from the exons ATGTCACTTAAGTCAATGTCAGTCAAAACAtctcagccagagagagagcCTGATGTTTGTCCCTCAGGGCTTACTGTAGCTCTGTGTGCCGCTCAGTCTGCTCAGTACTACAAACCTGTGTCCTCGCCTCCACCCGACCCGCCTCCACCTGTGATaaagtgttgtaggtgtatttacctgctgctctgtctgttttctttcttcttctttcttttccagaaGGCGTACAGCATCGACCACGAGCCTCCGCCAAAGCAACGCGTGCAGTGTGTGAGAAATGGAAAGCATCCAAACAGCAGAG CCTCAGCTTACGCAGACCTGCATCAGCACCGACCAGAGGGCGTCCACAGGAAACCGTCCCCCGTGTCCAGCTACGTCTCCCAGCCTGACTACCCAGAGGGAGACCAGGACGACGACCTCATAAAGCCCAAGAAACTGGTGAATCCTGTCAAAGCTTCGAAGAGTCACCAAGAGCTTCACCGAGAGCTGATGAGCAGCTACAAAAG AGGCGGGGTGAGCGTGGAGACGAAGCCGGAGCTGCACAGGGTGCTGGAGTCCAGGAAAAGAGATCAGCTgatcaaacagaggaaacaggaggacGAAGCCCGGAGGAAGATTTCTCCTCTGGAGGCTGAGCTGCTGAAGAGACACAAGAAGCTGGAGGAG CTGgaaaagcagcaggagaaggagcaggaggaaaacCTGAAAGCTCCGGAGTTTGTTAAAGTGAAGGAGAACCTGAGACGAACGTCTTGTCACAgtaaagaggagaaggaggtgtag